Sequence from the Fragaria vesca subsp. vesca linkage group LG4, FraVesHawaii_1.0, whole genome shotgun sequence genome:
GATTATATAATACCACTTGTCTATAGGTTTGATTACATTGAACGTGACTCTCGTGCCTGTGGCCTAGGCTGTAATTTTCACTTTGAGAGGTATTGATAAACTTTCAGTTTCCCAACAGCATAACTTATCAACTTCTTGAAGATATATGTTTACTGCTTTGGTCCACTCTTCAGCTCAAGTCCACTCAGTTTGAACTTGGTCTACTGTGTAATTTGTACATACTCTATGTTCAAAAACTATACGATTGCTTATAGCAGCTTTTGACAGAACCTTTTCCTCATTCAAACTTTCAGGCTGATGGAAACTATGCGAGTTATGGGAAATGAGATATGTTACCGTGCTAGTGAATGTTAGTATATATTTTAATTCAATCATTTTTTCTGCAACCACCATATAGTTACTTTTTTGTGTTAACTTGATATTGTGGTAGATCTGACAATTAACAAGCTGTTTATGACTCGGGCTGATCTGCATCGGACTGTCTACACACATGCAAAAGTGAAGGTACAAGATAGAAGTAACTGTTTTCATCTGAAACATCAAACTGAGGTTGTATGCTTACCATATATGGAAATTAAAAATATAGTGTAAACACCACTGTTTTCGCAGGCTATGGAACTCATGGTTGTTGATGCCCTGTGCAAAGCAAATGCTGAACTTGGGATTGCGGACTCCATCCAAAGACCATCTGAATTTTGGAAGGTTGAAGAGCTTTATCATTTAGTATTTATTCATGATGGCTTTTTATATCACAACACTAATGCTATCTAGTTTAAAGTGCAGTTAGATGATTCCATTCTGAAAATAATTGAAACGTCTGATAAGCCTGAACTGAAGGAGGCAAAAGATTTGATCTCACGCATTCGGAGAAGGGATCTGTACCAGGTATCTTACTATGTCCACCACATATACGAAAAAATTTCCTGATATTGAGTATTCATGTATCTTAGTATCTTTGCTTTTCCTAGTATTCTACTATAAATTCTTTATTTTTGTTCATTCATTCTGAAGATCAGAGGGAATCCGATTGTTACTAATTTTTTTTTTTTTTTTTTTGTCAGTTCTGCAATGAGTACATTGTTCCAAAGGACCAGCTAGAAAACTTCAAGGACGTAACACCCAAAGATATAGTTTGTTCTCAGGTGGAAAATATAATACTAGCTCTCTCTTCCTTCTTTTGTTATACTTAGAAAGTACATGTTGGTACCTACTGTTTAATTTCCGTCCAGAAATCTGGTGGTGTTACGGTAAAGGAGGAAGATGTGGCTGTGGTCACTGTGAAAATTGATTTGACTAATGGCAGGAAAAACCCTCTTGATAGGTACCTGAAATTAAATCAAATAATGCTTATTATCAAGCCATTAGTACTGTTTAACTTTGAATTTGAGTACATTGATTGAAATTTGACAAACTTTCTTCTTGATGCATGTACTTCCTCATCCAGAGTCTCTTTCTTCAAGGTAATATCACACCTCCATGGTCTAGATACTTTATCAGTTTACTTTTTAAGCCTCTGATACTTGAACATTATTTCTCTGATCCAGCAACTATCATACTATTATATCTAGACTCCTTCAATTAGACACAGTTTTGTTGGTTTGTGCATAGCAAATCTGACTGCTTGGTTTCTATCAGGACTATGAGAGTAATGAAAAATTCGGTATCAAAGCTGATCAATTGAGTAACTTGCTTCCTACATGTTATCAAGACAAGATAGTCAGGGTCTACTCCAAGAAGCCGGGCCTGGTTTGTCCCTTATTAAATGCTGTCATTGTTAAGTTCTAATTGCATTTGCTGGATTCCTATGACTGATAAGTGAGATATTCTGATCATTCAGGTTGCGGCAGTTGCAGAAGCTTTCGAGGAGTTTCAGGTGAAGACATATGGGAAGAAGACACAAGTACATGCAACTCCGGAGAAGAAGAAACGAAGAGTCTCATGAAACTTGATGCAGTGAGTGATGTCTTTTACTACCTCCTCCATCAAGCTTTTGGTTGGAAAACGTACATGCTGTGCAGAACTGGAATAGGAAAGTTGACATTACATCCATATATCTGATAATCTGACTGAGCAAACGTTTAGTTCCACATATTTTGGATTTAGGAAATCAGTAACTTTGCAGATCTACGCTCTGTAGATCCACAGGTCTAAAACTCATGAGAGAAAAGGTGTAAACCCATCTGTTCTCCATTTTCGCATCTGAATGCGTTCGGGTGTTGTTCAACAGTCATTGATACAATTGATTGTCGGAAACGGTTTACAAGAATTTTCGACTTAATTTGTTTTCTGGTACATAAATAATTTGCCTACAGTTTTACTATATGCCTGGCTTTGTGTATTGAGTAGCTTATGAGATCTAGTGTATTCATCGATGAAGGGTCTAAATCACTCATCGATGAGTATGAGTCAATCTTGTACTCATATGATGGAGGGAATATGCTTGAACATCTTTTGACCTAGCCTCAAGTTAATATGCATCCCACTCGACATAGGAAAGCCTTGTTTGGCCCTATAAGAAAACTTCGAAGTCTTAATCAAAGACTTGAAGTGAGATACGTCTTTTGCTTAAGTTATCTCCTATCAAAATAGAGATAGGAGATTGCTTGCACAAGGAAAATAGAGCAGTCCCCGCCCATGTCGAAATAGAACTACTCAATTCTAATAGGAATGTTTGCCCTTATCCACATTGCCGCCTATATATTTATTTTTCCTTTACGTATCACAGAAGAAAAGGGCTTCTCTGTTCATGTCAGTGAACGAATACCTCTATATAATATATATTCATTCAAGCTAGAAAACCAAACCTCTCGAACTCTGATTTTGAAAATTCGAGTCAAGAAGAAAGATGGAAGAACAAAGAGAAGAGTTCCGTCCGGCGAAGAACAAGATTGACATAAAGAGTTTGGACGCTCAGCTACAGAGGCATCTTGATAGAGTTTGTGAGATAGAGGAGAAGAAGAAGAAGAATGAGCAAGAGAAATACAGAGTTAGAGCGCGAGTTGGAGCCTCGGAAATACAAGAGATAGAAGAATGGGAAATCGATCCGGAAAAACTGGTTATTAAAGGGGCCTTTGCTCATGGCACGTTTGCTTCTGTTCATAGAGGTCTTTACAATAACCAACCGATTGCAGTTAAAGTGTTAGATTGGGGAGAAGAGGGTGAGAGAGCAAAAGCTTTGCAAAGAGATTTTTACCGCGAGGTTTCTGTTTGGTACAAGCTTGAACATCCCAATGTTACTAAGGTAAGTTTTTTGCTATACTTCTTATGCTGATCATTGAGTCGATTAGATAACTGTATATATGCTAAAATTTGTTGGTTTGTTTGCAGTGCATTGGAGCTACAACAATGACTACTTCAAAACTAATACAACAAAGTAAAAAGGAGTTGAGTAGTAATTCTGCTTGTGTGATTACCGAGTATCTTTGTGGAGGTACTCTCAAGTCTCACCTCAAAAAGTTTCGCGAAAAGAAGCTGCCTATGGAGGATGTCTTGCAACTAGCATTGGATCTTGCAAGAGGATTAAGCTATTTGCACTCGAAGAACATTGTTCACAGAGATGTTAAATCAGAAAATTTGCTTCTTGATAACAATCAGATAGTAAAGATAGCAGATTTTGGTGTCGCTCGTCTTGAGGCTTCGAATTTGAGTGAGATGACAGGCAACACCGGCACCCCTGGATACATGGCTCCTGAGGTACTAAATAATTAATTTGAACTTAGTTTGTGATACATTGTTTGAATTAGTACTTTTTACAGTATTTTAAATGTTTATCTGAATGCATATGTAGGTATTGGAGTCGAAACCATATGACAAGAAATGCGACGTTTACAGCTTTGGAATTTGCTTATGGGAGATCTGTTGCTGCCAAACGCCCTACTCTAACTATTCATTTTCAGAATTAACTTCAGCTGTTGTGTATAAAGTACGGATATTTACACACCAAAATTCTCTCTTCTCCTCTTTAGAATATATGTTGCAGATTTATTTGGTTTAAAGTATTGACTCAAACTTACATATGTTTTGTTTCTCTTAATACAGAATTTAAGACCACAAATACCTAAAAACTGTCCAAGCTCCTTGGCCAAAGTAATGAAAAAATGTTGGGATGCAGAACCCAGCAAAAGGCCAGAAATGCATGAAGTTGTTACCATGTTAGAGGCTATTGACAACTCGAAACATCCCCACGGTTGCTTCTGCTTCTCCATGCGGGACAGTTGACAAAGCACAAAGAATTGTAGATGCTACAACAGTACAACTTATACCTGTTTGGTTATAGTTAAATTTATACAAAGTTCATGATGTAAGGTCAGTGATCGGAGCTGTGGCTGATTGTGAAGTAAGGAGACAGTAATTGAAAAGAGTGCGACTTGAACTTTTTGTTAGTCGGTTATAGGCAGAAATTTGATTGCATGAGTTGAGATTACTGTATTTCCATTACTTACATTACGGCCTACACAGTACAAACAGTCCATTCAAGTTTCAGCATTAGCCGTAACAACGTAATGGCTGCAGAAGTAAAAGACTGAAAACTACAGATAAAGGCAAAAACACTTGCAAACTGACCGCCGGAAATTGCTTTTATAAAAACAGCATCTCAACTTAACAGCTACAATGTACATGGTAAAGATTACCTTGAAAAGACCATCACTATTTCACTTTCCTACTATACACTTGAAGCCTCATCCTAAACAAGGATTCTAGCTTGCCAAAAATGGTCAGTAATGTAAATGACTAAGATCTATGCCCTTTTCCTGAGCAATGGTATTCCCTATCATGAAACTAACTTTCCCAGTTGCTAAACTCAAAAGATCATTTACGCGGTTGATTGCAACATGCACCAACTGTGTGCATATTCAGAAAGGCTCCCATGTGTCGATTCATTCTTCAGAACCATCACTCAGAGGAGAAGGTTCTTTAGAGCGGTTAGACTTGGATGCATTTTGAAATTCTTCCTTGAGTAACTTACGGATTTTGTTTCTCAACCTAGAAGCCTCTTGAGGTTGGAACCACTGCCTGCCAAACTGGAAATTTCAAAGTAGATAATCAGGAAGATCATAAAAAACACAACCATATAGAACAGAACTAAATAACAAATTAGTGTACCATTGATAAATCTTTCTTTTTTAGCCTTTCAGGAGCGTCTTCTATGAAGTGTTCCATAAACAAGAGTACAAAAAGACCACAGTCATAGTCATTTTTCTGTTGCGGGACCTGGGGGAAAATGAAAAGAGGTAAGCTTTAAACCAAGAACTAGTAGAAATTCCATGAGATATGTAAGGCATTGAGGACGGAAATTACCGGAAGTCTTTTCTCCTCAATATGGTCAGGAAGTCGTTTCCAACAGTCTGAAACTGTTAGATCTAAAATATCAACTTCATCCAAATAGCACCATTCTTCTTTTAAAAAGCTGCATACCAAATTCGCATTAAACTCGTGAATGATAAATGACTGAAACCCCTAACAAGAGTAGATATAAGATGTGATCATTGCTAAATGAATCAGCAAGGACATATGTTTCTAACCTTTTAATAATTCGAAAAATGGATTTGCTACAATGGAGTCCTAATGAGTCTAAATGAAGAACAAGTGGTCCTGATTCTTCTTCCTTGTCAGGGATACAGATAATGACAAGGCTCCAATGAACGCTGGATGCATCAAACACCATAACGTAGTTAAAGACGAGTGGTAGAAAGAAAGACTATTGAAAGCAGAAACAATACCCTGAACAAAACTACAAATATCTGCATGTTATATCAAAGTATCTGACAAGTTGCTCATTTAGTTGAGGTAGAACCATGTAAAAGTGCATGCAGCAATAGTGGTAGAGGTAATGACATCTGTTTATTAAAGCACTTAGATATTGTTGAGTATTGAAATGCTGAACCAGAACACATATATAAGTCCTTTTGCATCGTCTATTAACTC
This genomic interval carries:
- the LOC101305170 gene encoding serine/threonine-protein kinase HT1-like; translated protein: MEEQREEFRPAKNKIDIKSLDAQLQRHLDRVCEIEEKKKKNEQEKYRVRARVGASEIQEIEEWEIDPEKLVIKGAFAHGTFASVHRGLYNNQPIAVKVLDWGEEGERAKALQRDFYREVSVWYKLEHPNVTKCIGATTMTTSKLIQQSKKELSSNSACVITEYLCGGTLKSHLKKFREKKLPMEDVLQLALDLARGLSYLHSKNIVHRDVKSENLLLDNNQIVKIADFGVARLEASNLSEMTGNTGTPGYMAPEVLESKPYDKKCDVYSFGICLWEICCCQTPYSNYSFSELTSAVVYKNLRPQIPKNCPSSLAKVMKKCWDAEPSKRPEMHEVVTMLEAIDNSKHPHGCFCFSMRDS
- the LOC101309441 gene encoding ubiquitin-like-specific protease 1D-like codes for the protein MKDSRIYYPSRDDPHSVEICYADTKCLDPQSYLTSAIMNFYIRYLHQQASPTDTGSCAFHFFNTFFYNKLKDAVSEKGANKDNRFVKLRRWWKGVDMFQKAYILIPINEDVHWSLVIICIPDKEEESGPLVLHLDSLGLHCSKSIFRIIKSFLKEEWCYLDEVDILDLTVSDCWKRLPDHIEEKRLPVPQQKNDYDCGLFVLLFMEHFIEDAPERLKKKDLSMFGRQWFQPQEASRLRNKIRKLLKEEFQNASKSNRSKEPSPLSDGSEE